The genomic DNA GGGATATAAGAATGAAAAAGAAAATCATTCAAAGGCGAATTAATAAAAATCAATACGTTAATCCTGAACATATCGTGAAGATTGACTGGCTTAGCCACGACGAAGTCTTTGTTATTCAGATTGTAACAGGAGAACGAATCACCCTGGATAAAGAAGAATCTCATGACTTAATGGATTATTTCGATTTTAAAAATCCATTATGATATTTGGCCGCGGTAGCGGCCTTTTTGTTTATTCCCAGGCGTTACATGCTAATTGCCAGTTCTGCGTGAAATAAGATGACTGCCGTTCCTGAAATCGTCACTTTTTCTGGCTGGTTATCGCGAATGGTCACGCTAATATCCACCACACCGCTGCGACCTATCGCGCGACCCTGATGACCGTGGATATGCAGCCGTTTTCCGTCATGCGCCATCAGACCGTGATGCACCAGCCACGCGCCCATTGGACCATTAGCGTTGCCGGTGACCGGATCTTCGGCGATGCCGATTGCCGGGGAAAACATCCTGCCGTCGGTTTCTGCTTTACCGGGACGGATAAGAAACGGGAAAAAACCATTACAACCGATTCGCTGGCTAATAGCCGACAGCGCCGGAAGGTCAGGGCTGAGCGCATCGATATCCACCTCCGGCTTCAGCGGCACCATCACTTTCGAATGGCCTGTCGAGGCCACCTGAATTGGCAGCCCAGGCAGCATATCGTCTTCATTGAGCCCAAGCGCGGCAATAATCGCGGCGCGATTTTCACCCTCCAGCGGCGGCTCAAATGTCGGCGTACCTTGTTCCAGCGCCACCCGCAGGTCGTCTCCCTCAGAAAGAATATCCACCCGATGGCGGCCCGCCAGCGATGTCTGCCAGACCGTGCAGTTCCGCAACCCAAGCACTTTCGAGCGCACATAATGCGCAGCTACGGTGGCGTGGCCGCAGATTGGCACTTCCACGGTAGGGGTGAAGTAGCGAATACGGACATCGCTGTCATCGCTGTTTAACAAAAACGCGGTCTCCGAATGACGCAACTCGCGGGCGATGAGTTGCATCTGCGCTTCACTGAGCCCATCGGCATTCAGCACGACACCAGCAGAATTGCCACGAAACGGTTCGGCGGTGAATGCATCAACGTGATAGATCTGCGGCGTCATATTTTCTCCGGGACGGTTGCAGGGGATAAAGGAAATCAGACGCCGCGTATCTGCGTGTTATAGCGAATGGCGGCCATGGTGGCGGTCATGCTACTGCAAAACAGGCGGTTATACGCCAGGTTCCAGTAATTATTGCGATGCACAAACACCATAAATTTTTCGGTGCCGCAACAGGGCACGACACAATAACAGGGCGATGTTTGTTCGTTAGGCGGGAGCCCTTCGCCGTAGGAAGAAAAGAGAATGCGGGTTTCTGCGAGAGTGAGTTGATCCATGTTGATGCTGTCCATTTCCGGGGTCTGATAACGCACAATTCAGCTTCTAACCATATCGCATTGATTTTGTTTTAGCGAGGATAATGCACAGCAAAGTGCGAGAGGCAAAAAAAACCTGCCACACGGATGCGGCAGGGAAACTAAGAATGTTTACATCGAATGTCGGAACAGATTATGAATCATTTGTATGACAAATAAAAGTCAGATTTGCGTTTAGTTTTTCGCACCATGTGCCAGCAAGGCTCGATGTAACATTAAACCTTCAAAATGTTTTTCATTAGTGTTACAACTAGCCGCAATGATGACCGTCGCCAGTCGCAGAGGAGGGAAGCGCGATGATTCTGGAAAGGCTGAAGAGTAAAAATGGCAAGAAATTTATCGCTGTTGTGGTGATTGCGTTTATTGCGGCGGTGGCCGTTGTCGGGAGAGCGACCTTCGGGGGCGTTGTCAGAGAGTACAATCTACCGTATTCCGAATGGACAACCGGCATGTTTGTGTTGCAGGGCGCAATGGTTTGTATTTACAGCATCGTCTTTACAATCCTGATTTCCATTCCTTTCGGGTTTATTCTGCTGGGTAGCGACAGTCAGAAAGAGAAATAATGATGCTGAAGGCGACGGAATACCCGAACGCCTTCACGCAGCAAGCTTTACCACCAGCCCAGTTGTGTTCCGGCAACCGCGACGACAGCAATCACTATCATGATAAGCGTGGTTTTACGCATCAGGCGCCTCCGGGAGCGGCATAGCCGCCAACAAAAAACCAGGTCAGAAACACAATGGCGGCAATGAAAATCGCCACCGGAAACAGTACGCCTAATTTCATCGTCGTTCCTTATTAACAAAACGCGCTTATCATACCCGAAGCGTCATTCCATGGTGCTGAAAAAGAGCGTCTGACGGCGACTTTTTTTATCCAGATACATGGCATCATCTGCTGCACGCAAGGCGGTTTCGGCATCAGTCGCTGCGGGGTCAACAGCCACCAGCCCAATGCTGGCACCCGGATAGGTAAACGTCACGCCGGGAAGAACGTACTCGCCACGCGTATGCGCGCGTAGCGCCTCGCGCTTTTGCTGCAGCCGCTCGCCAGTCAGCGGCCCGTCAGTTTTGCTGATGCTGGCGAACAGAAATTCGTCGCCGCCAAGACGCGCCACAATATCATCGCCGGCTCTGACGGCCGCCAGTCTGGCGGCAACCTGACAGAGAAATTCATCCCCTGCCTGATGACCGTAACGGTCGTTGATGGCTTTAAAATTATCGAGATCGATAAACGCGACAATTACCTTGTGTTCCATATGGCTGGCGATGGAAAACAGCGTCGGCAGATGATCAAACAGCGCGCGGCGATTCGGCAACCCGGTCAGTTCGTCGGTAAACGAGGAGGCTCTCAGCGCCGCATTAACTTCACGCAACTGAGCAACCAGCGATTCGCGCTCAATATGGCGGGCAATCAGCCCGGCGAAGAGGTGCAGAACATGTTCGCCGCGCAGCGTAAAATCGTGCTGAGTTTTACTGGTCGCACATAATGTGCCATACAGCGACCCGTCGTTAAGATGCACCGGGGTGCTGAATAAGGTTTTGATCCCAAGGGCACGCGCCGCATCGCAATCCTGCCAGCGGACATCCACCTCATCGGAATAAAAACAATTATCCCGGATCGCCCGTCTGCAGAGTGTCTGTTCCCAGGGCAACGTGAACCCTTCCGGCACCTGCATTTCACCGCTGTTACGTGCGAACTGAATATGTTGCAGTTCGGCCCCCATATCGATTCGGGTGAGATAGGTGGTCTCCATATCGGTCACCATCGCCAGCATCTCCAGTAGCTGGCGAACAAGGCCTTCCAGCGACTGTTCTGTAGAGAGACTGTGTGAAACCTGAGCAAGAATAATATCGGACATTACCGCGACGACTCCCGCATGCTGGTCCTGACCAGCACACGCATTGCTGAAAATTTAAACGATTCAGACATAGTAAAACATGAAAACCACAAATTTCATATATTCACGGCGCGGGATAAAAAAAAGCCCCGTCGGGGGAGACGGGGCAAAACTCATTGATTATGGAATGATCTGTTCTCTGGTCATTCGAGAACAGGGAAAGCGTACGCGACAAAAGTGCAGTTAAAATGAAGAAATCGTGAAGATTTACGGGGGCGAAAACGCGTGAGGCCAGTGACTTCGCGGGTTTGCTGCGATACACTCTCGATCGGATTTATCTGAAATCAGGATCGGCATCAGAAGTATGTTTCAGCTCAGGCCAGGCACCATGGCGATGATTATCGGTGCGCGTACCCTCGTCGGACAGGCGAACATCGGAAAATCAGTAGAACTTTTTGCGCTGTGCCAGCCCGGAGAACGGTTGCTCAACCCGGTTAACGGCGTAATGACAGAACTGCCCGCTGATGCGCCACGCCCGCTGTGGCTGGTGACCGGCGCGGTCTGCGCAAATGATGGTCAGCGCGGGTTCGCGTTTGTGCGCGCGGAACATCTGATGCCGTTATTGCCTGATACTCTGCCAGAAGATGCCCGCTTATTTGAGGTGGGCTAACCACTCATCATAAACGCGTTTGCACTGGATCATCGTTTATCTCCCCGGTTCGTGCATACCAGGATAGTCCATCCGCCGCAGATATGACAGTATTACGCCTGCGTCCAAACACTGTCAGGCACAAGGATCTTTTTATGGAACAAACCGCGCTCAACCCAGTACTCCGCATTGCTCTCGTCGGCGACCATAGCGACACAGTGCTCGCGCATCAGGCCATTCCGCTGGCTATCGACGATGCAGCCGCTGTGCTGGACAAGGTCGTTCAGTATGACTGGCTGGACACCCCGGCGATAACCTCGGCGGACGATCTCGCCGGTTACGATGCGATTTGGGTGGTGCCGGGCAGTCCCTATAAAAACGTGGAAGGGGCGTTTACCGCGATCCGTTATGCGCGCGAGAACAGCATTCCGTTTCTTGGCACCTGCGGCGGCTTCCAGCATGCGATTATTGAGTATGCCCGTAATGTAATGGGATGGGCGGACGCTGCGCATGCAGAGACCGACAGCAGCGGGCGAATGGTGATCGACGCGCTGGCCTGTTCTCTGGTGGAAAAAACCGACGCCATTGAGCTGCGCGGTAATACTCTCGTTCACCGTGCCTATGGTCGTGATGTCATTCAGGAAGGGTATCACTGCAATTACGGGATCGCTCCGGCATTTGCCCGCGAGCTGGAACATCAGCCGCTGCGGGTGACCGGCTGGGATGAAGAGGGCGATATCCGTGTGGTTGAGCTAACCACGCATCCTTTCTTTGTGGCGACGCTGTTCCAGCATGAGCGTAATGCGCTGGAAGGGCGTCCGGCGCCGCTGGTGCAGGCGTTTTTGCACGCCGCCGCGCAGTAACCGGTATTGCCCGGCGAACGCTGTCGCCGGGCATTGACATTGTCAGGAATGGATTTCCCGATCACGCCCCGCGCAGGCACCGAAGCAGGCCATGATGATGGCAAGCAGCGCCACGGCAATCAGCGGAATGTGCCAGTCACCGCTGGCGTCATGAATTTTCCCCATCAACGGCGGACCACAGGCCGCCAGCAAATATCCCACCGATTGGGCCATCCCGGAAAGCGCTGCCGCCTGATGCGCGGAGCTGGCGCGTAAGCCGATAAACGTCAGGCCGAGGATCATCGTCGCACCTGACCCGAAACCGAAAAGCAGCGTCCACGCAATGGCCTGATCCGGCAGCAACCAGAAACCGGCAGCGCTGACGGCGCACATCAGAGACACCAGCACCGCGATGCCACGCTGGTCGCGCAGCTTGTGCAGGATCAACGGAATGGCAAGCCCGGGGGCGGCGGTCGCCAGTTGTAACAGGCCGTGCAGGGAACCGGCCTGCGATTCACTGTAACCGTGGCTGATGAGGATTGCCGGCAGCCAGCCGATAATCACGTAATAGACCAGCGAATTCAGACCGAGAAACAGCGTCACCTGCCAGGCCAGCGCCGAGCGCCAGATGCCGCGATTGTGCAGCGAACGTGAACCGGTAACCGCAGAAGTCTGATGATTTCGCCACTGCGGCAGCCAGAGCAGCAATGCCAGCAGCGGGAAAAACATCAGCATCAATAACGCGCCGCGCCAGCCGAACCCATGCAGTGCCAGCGGGACGACCAGCGCGGAACCGAGCGCTGCTGCGCCACCCATCGTCAGGGAATAGGCGCCGGTGAGTCGGGCGACGTGCTGCGAAAAATCACGCTTGATGAGGCCCGGCAGCAATACGTTACCGAGCGCGATGCCACAGCCGATGATCGCCGTGCCCGCAAACAGCAAGACAGGCGAGGGGAATGACCGCACCGCGATCCCGGCACAAATC from Trabulsiella odontotermitis includes the following:
- a CDS encoding PhzF family isomerase, whose translation is MTPQIYHVDAFTAEPFRGNSAGVVLNADGLSEAQMQLIARELRHSETAFLLNSDDSDVRIRYFTPTVEVPICGHATVAAHYVRSKVLGLRNCTVWQTSLAGRHRVDILSEGDDLRVALEQGTPTFEPPLEGENRAAIIAALGLNEDDMLPGLPIQVASTGHSKVMVPLKPEVDIDALSPDLPALSAISQRIGCNGFFPFLIRPGKAETDGRMFSPAIGIAEDPVTGNANGPMGAWLVHHGLMAHDGKRLHIHGHQGRAIGRSGVVDISVTIRDNQPEKVTISGTAVILFHAELAISM
- a CDS encoding DUF2534 family protein; this encodes MILERLKSKNGKKFIAVVVIAFIAAVAVVGRATFGGVVREYNLPYSEWTTGMFVLQGAMVCIYSIVFTILISIPFGFILLGSDSQKEK
- a CDS encoding YoaK family small membrane protein; the encoded protein is MKLGVLFPVAIFIAAIVFLTWFFVGGYAAPGGA
- a CDS encoding sensor domain-containing diguanylate cyclase codes for the protein MSDIILAQVSHSLSTEQSLEGLVRQLLEMLAMVTDMETTYLTRIDMGAELQHIQFARNSGEMQVPEGFTLPWEQTLCRRAIRDNCFYSDEVDVRWQDCDAARALGIKTLFSTPVHLNDGSLYGTLCATSKTQHDFTLRGEHVLHLFAGLIARHIERESLVAQLREVNAALRASSFTDELTGLPNRRALFDHLPTLFSIASHMEHKVIVAFIDLDNFKAINDRYGHQAGDEFLCQVAARLAAVRAGDDIVARLGGDEFLFASISKTDGPLTGERLQQKREALRAHTRGEYVLPGVTFTYPGASIGLVAVDPAATDAETALRAADDAMYLDKKSRRQTLFFSTME
- a CDS encoding CTP synthase C-terminal region-related (seleno)protein; the protein is MEQTALNPVLRIALVGDHSDTVLAHQAIPLAIDDAAAVLDKVVQYDWLDTPAITSADDLAGYDAIWVVPGSPYKNVEGAFTAIRYARENSIPFLGTCGGFQHAIIEYARNVMGWADAAHAETDSSGRMVIDALACSLVEKTDAIELRGNTLVHRAYGRDVIQEGYHCNYGIAPAFARELEHQPLRVTGWDEEGDIRVVELTTHPFFVATLFQHERNALEGRPAPLVQAFLHAAAQ
- a CDS encoding CynX/NimT family MFS transporter — translated: MSVSVTTSGRQSLLLIAGILLIATTLRVTFTGAAPLLDSIRAEYGLTTAQTGLLTTLPLLAFGLVSPLAAGVARRVGIERSLFAALLLICAGIAVRSFPSPVLLFAGTAIIGCGIALGNVLLPGLIKRDFSQHVARLTGAYSLTMGGAAALGSALVVPLALHGFGWRGALLMLMFFPLLALLLWLPQWRNHQTSAVTGSRSLHNRGIWRSALAWQVTLFLGLNSLVYYVIIGWLPAILISHGYSESQAGSLHGLLQLATAAPGLAIPLILHKLRDQRGIAVLVSLMCAVSAAGFWLLPDQAIAWTLLFGFGSGATMILGLTFIGLRASSAHQAAALSGMAQSVGYLLAACGPPLMGKIHDASGDWHIPLIAVALLAIIMACFGACAGRDREIHS